One Heptranchias perlo isolate sHepPer1 chromosome 39, sHepPer1.hap1, whole genome shotgun sequence DNA segment encodes these proteins:
- the LOC137305300 gene encoding uncharacterized protein: PPSPTAPSPPPAPSPPPAPSPPPAPSPPPAPSPPTAPFPAPEPSLPPAPSPPPAPSPSPAPSPPPAPSPPLAPSPPFAPSAYLAPSPLPAPSPPPPAPSPPPAPSQPPAPSPTPAPSPTPAPSPTPAPSPTPAPSPPPAPPPPPSPPAALSPPPAPSFPLSPSVAPGPSPPLAPSPPPAHSPPPAPSPPPAPSPPPAPSPPPTPSPPPAPCPPPAPSPPPAPSPPPAPSPPPAPSPPPAPSPPLAPSSPPAPS; the protein is encoded by the exons cctccatccccaactgctccttctccacctcctgctccttctccacctcctgctccttctccaccgcctgctccatctccacctcctgctccttctcccccgactgctccttttccagctcCTGAGCCTTctctcccacctgctccttctccacctcctgctccatctccatctcctgctccatctccacctcctgctccttctccgcctcttgctccttctccaccttttgctccttctgcatatcttgctccttctccccttcctgctccttctccccctc ctcctgctccttctccacctcctgctccttctcaacctcctgctccgtctccaactcctgctccgtctccaactcctgctccgtctccaactcctgctccgtctccaactcctgctccgtctcctcctcctgctccgcctcctcctccttctccacctgctgctctttctccacctcctgcgccttctttccctctatctccttctgtagctcctggtccttctccacctcttgctccatctccacctcctgctcattctccacctcctgctccttctccacctcctgctccttctccacctcctgctccttctccacctcctactccttctccacctcctgctccttgtccacctcctgctccttctccacctcctgctccttctccacctcctgctccttctccacctcctgctccttctccacctcctgctccttctccaccacttgcaccTTCTTCAccgcctgctcc CTCCTGA
- the LOC137304954 gene encoding uncharacterized protein: PSPTPAPSPTPAPSPPPAPSPPPAPSPPPAPPPPPSPPAALSPSPAPSFPLSPSVAPGPSPPPAPSPPPAPSPPPDTFPPPAPSPPPAPSSPPAPSPPPPPAPSHPPPPAPPTPPAPSPHPASSTAPRAPPPHPAPSPPPSPPPSIAPSPTPAPSPPPAPSPPPAPSPPTAPSPPPAPSPPPAPSPPPAPSPPSAPSPPPAPSPLPAPSP; this comes from the coding sequence ccgtctccaactcctgctccgtctccaactcctgctccgtctcctcctcctgctccgtctcctcctcctgctccgtctcctcctcctgctccgcctcctcctccttctccacctgctgctctttctccatctcctgcgccttctttccctctatctccttctgtagctcctggtccttctccacctcctgctccttctccacctcctgctccttctccacctcctgatacttttccacctcctgctccttctccaccacctgcaccttcttcaccgcctgctccgtctcctcctccaccacctgctccgtctcatcctccaccacctgctcctccaacaccgcctgctccttctccacatcctgcttcaTCTACAgctcctcgtgctcctcctcctcatcctgctccttctcctcccccttctcctcctccatctattgctccttctcctactcctgctccgtctccacctcctgctccttctccacctcctgctccttctccacctactgctccttctccacctcctgctccttctccacctcctgctccttctccacctcctgctccttctccaccttctgctccttctcctcctcctgctccttctcctcttcctgctccttctcct